The Coregonus clupeaformis isolate EN_2021a unplaced genomic scaffold, ASM2061545v1 scaf4831, whole genome shotgun sequence DNA window cgagatcttgtccaacaacctccttccctcagtaagagcattgaagatgggtcatggctgggtcttcccagcatgacaacgacccgaaacacacagccagggcaactaaggagtggctccgtaagaagcatctcaaggtcctggagtggcctagccagtctccagacctgaacccaatagaaatctttggagggagctgaaagtccgtattgcccagcgacagccccgaaacctgaaggatctggagaaggtctgtatggaggaggccaaaatccctgctgcagtgtgtgcaaacctggtcaagacctacaggaaacgtatgatctctgtaattgcaaacaaaggtttctgtaccaaatattaagttctgcttttctaatgtatcaaatacttatgtcatgcaataaaatgcaaattaattatttaaaaatcataatgtgattttctggatttttgttttagattccgtctctcacagttgaagtgtacctatgataaaaatgacagacctctacatgctttgtaagtaggaaaacctgcaaaatcggcagtgtatcaaatacttgttctccccactgtatgtaaacttcgacttcaactgtgtctgtgtgtgtgtgtgtgtgtgtgtgtgtgtgtgtgtgtgtgtgtgtgtgtgtgtgtgtgtgtgtgtatatatatatatatatatatatatatatatatatatatatatatatatatatagagagagtcatTGGTTTTGTCATAGCCAATTTGTAAACGATTAATGttgatacattactagctcaaacacttaatctgcaaaaattacaagttaattagtgggtgatggtgatttcagaatcaaagtggggggacaaaaaacaggctacattgctgctgctgctgcccccccccccagtggggtggtagatgcttagtctcccttatggctcagctCAGGTGCCTACATAGTACATACACCATAGACATACATCATTTACACACGTCAGCTCAGACAGACCAGCTCAGAGAGGCTcagctcatgagctccatcagcagcagattttaatttagaatggaaaatcaagtgtttatgcaacaaatgttcGAGCATCGAACCGAATCGATTCGTTCTCTAATCAAACTAAAATGAATCGTTCCTGTAtcgtatcggagcccatgtatctagatacgtatcgaatcgtcttgaaagggaaagatgcacatccctaatACATCCCTTCCTCATACTCCCTCCACCTTCACTTTCTTATCTACTCTCCCTCAGGTATTGGCACAGTGCCCGTGGGGCGTGTGGAGACGGGCATGATCAAGCCAGGCATGGTGGTGACCTTTGCACCTGTTAACGTGACCACTGAGGTGAAGTCTGTGGAGATGCACCACGAGGCCCTGACCGAAGCAATGCCCGGAGACAACGTGGGCTTCAACGTCAAGAATGTGTCCGTCAAGGACATTCGCCGTGGCAACGTGGCCGGAGACAGCAAGAACGACCCCCCAATGGAGGCAGCAGTCTTCACTGCTCAGGTGGGCAGGGCCAGATACACACTCACAGCTACTGTAGAGGTGTAGAGACCATAGAACCAAAAGTCATACAACTAAAAATAGTTTAACTATGATACACGGTAGTGATCACATGGATACAAGTATTGGTGGTGATGATATAGATTGGCGGTTACTATTAATATCCCATCTATTCCTTTCCTCTTTCATACTGCTTTTCTCTCACAAATATCAATTTGTGGCAGGAGCTATTTTTGGCAGCAAAGATGCCAACATCTAATATCATTGCTGATACAGGTGCTGACAAAACAACTATGTTGACTGTCTGATATCTCCTCGTCCTCTAGGTGATCATCCTGAACCACCCAGGTCAGATCAGTGCTGGCTATGCCCCAGTGCTGGACTGCCACACTGCCCACATCGCCTGCAAGTTTGCTGAGCTCAAGGAGAAGATTGACCGTCGCTCAGGCAAGAAGCTAGAGGACAACCCCAAGGCTCTGAAGTCTGGGGACGCCGCCATCGTGGACATGGTTCCGGGGAAACCCATGTGTGTGGAGAGCTTCTCAGAGTACCCTCCACTGGGTGAGTACTGTTGGGTAGTATAACTCTTGGGCCTGGTTGGAATTCTTTGAAAATGATTCCACTCTCCCTTGAAGTTAGGATTGATCTGACATCCTCTCTCTGCAGGTCGTTTTGCAGTGCGTGACATGCGCCAGACTGTGGCAGTCGGGGTGATCAAGGGCGTTGAGAAGAAAGCCCCCTCCACTGGCAAGGTCACCAAGTCTGCCCAGAAGGCGCAGAAGACCAAATGAATGTTGTGCTGCGCTGCTGACTCTAGAGTCACCCATGGCAGGACAGTAGTcacccaaccccacccccttATTGGCTGCTTCAACTCCATAGTCAAACACTGGTTAATAATCACAATGCATCGCAAAAGTATCAGAAGGAAAGAAACAAATATTAAGCCTAGTCCTTAAGACAGCGTTTGTTCTTTCTCTCATTTCAAAGTGGTTAGATTCATATGTATTTATTTACGTTGTAATAGCACATTGCTAGTTTTAAACGTGTACTGTTAAATATGTGAATGA harbors:
- the LOC123490795 gene encoding elongation factor 1-alpha, somatic form-like, whose protein sequence is SYSLHLHFLIYSPSGIGTVPVGRVETGMIKPGMVVTFAPVNVTTEVKSVEMHHEALTEAMPGDNVGFNVKNVSVKDIRRGNVAGDSKNDPPMEAAVFTAQVIILNHPGQISAGYAPVLDCHTAHIACKFAELKEKIDRRSGKKLEDNPKALKSGDAAIVDMVPGKPMCVESFSEYPPLGRFAVRDMRQTVAVGVIKGVEKKAPSTGKVTKSAQKAQKTK